A part of Perognathus longimembris pacificus isolate PPM17 chromosome 16, ASM2315922v1, whole genome shotgun sequence genomic DNA contains:
- the Bst1 gene encoding ADP-ribosyl cyclase/cyclic ADP-ribose hydrolase 2, whose amino-acid sequence MAAWRWAPGWLLLLLQLRHLCSAGALGGRWRGEGTSPHLQSIFLGRCADYKLLNPETRTKNCTAIWEAFKVVLNKDPCSVLPSDYDLFINLSWHSIPSDKSLFWENNHLLVMSYSENTRRLMPLCDVLYGRVGDFLSWCGRENASEPDYQSCPTSEDCENNPVDSFWKRASIQYSRDSSGVIYVMLNGSEPLGAYPTKGYFADYEIPYFQKDKITRFEVWVMHEIGGPYVESCGEGSVKILEDRLKAMGFKYSCLNDPLPVKLLKCVDHSTHPDCALNSAAASTQRETSFLYTKQSASLIMPLLVALASVAQM is encoded by the exons ATGGCTGCCTGGAGATGGGCACCCgggtggctgctgctgctgctccagctGCGGCACCTGTGCTCCGCAGGTGCCCTAGGGGGGcggtggagaggggagggcacCAGCCCGCACCTGCAGAGCATCTTCCTGGGCCGCTGTGCTGACTACAAGCTGCTGAACCCTGAGACccg GACCAAGAACTGCACAGCCATCTGGGAAGCCTTTAAAGTGGTGCTGAACAAAGATCCCTGCTCTGTGCTTCCCTCAGACTATGACCTTTTTATTAACCTCTCCTGGCACTCCATTCCCAGCGACAAG tccCTGTTCTGGGAAAATAACCACCTCCTTGTCATGAGCTATTCGGAGAACACCCGTCGCCTTATGCCCCTGTGCGATGTGTTGTACGGCAGAGTTGGGGATTTCTTGAGCTGGTGTGGACGGGAGAATGCATCTG AACCTGATTACCAATCGTGCCCTACGTCAGAAGACTGTGAAAACAATCCTGTGGATTCCTTTTGGAAAAGAGCATCCATTCAG TATTCCAGGGATAGCTCCGGGGTGATATATGTCATGCTGAATGGTTCTGAGCCGCTGGGAGCTTATCCCACCAAAGG GTATTTTGCAGACTATGAAATTCCATACTTCCAGAAGGATAAAATCACCCGATTTGAGGTCTGGGTCATGCATGAAATTGGAGGACCATATGT GGAATCCTGTGGAGAGGGCAGCGTGAAAATCCTGGAAGACCGGCTGAAGGCCATGGGGTTCAAGTACAGCTGTCTTAACGATCCCCT accAGTGAAGCTCTTAAAGTGTGTGGATCACAGTACTCACCCTGATTGTGCCTTAAATTC gGCAGCGGCGTCTACCCAAAGGGAGACCTCTTTCCTTTATACaaagcagagtgccagcctcatcATGCCTCTCTTGGTGGCGCTGGCTTCAGTGGCTCAAATGTAA